GTTAGCCGAGTGCCGCATGTATGCAAGGCAGCTTATGATGGAGAAAAACGACACAGAGAAAACCCCATGAGCTCCTGGCTTAGCCGTTGATAAACCACCGTTTCGCCGTAAATAGAGACGGCAAGCCATCGCGGATTACTCACCAAGGCGATTTTGATTCTGATACGATCGCCATTAATGTTGTTGGCTAAGGCATGGCTAAGCGCCTGATGGCTGGCCTGGCATAGCGTAAAGATGGCGGTCTCCTGCCGGGTAATAATCTGGTGCTTAAAGGCACAGCCAATGACACAGCGCTGTAGCTTAGTTTTTATCTCATCCGACGTTCCCGTCATAAAAGCAAAACCCACCTTATGCTCAGGCTTATCGATCAGCAGTTTCTGGCGAAAATTCTCTTCATCTTCTTGTGTACAAAGTGAGGCCAGAAGCGCAATTTGCCCTGGTTTCATACGCTGGAATGAATACATACAATTCCCTTGCGCCTGCCGCGATGGCAGCAGGCGTGTGTTATTAAAAGAAGGGGGTTAAAGAGAGATAGAGCGCTGATGGCGCCAGCAGACATCCGAGCCCGGTATAAAACGTCGCCGTCATCGCGCCATAGGGAACCAGTTTGGGGTCGGTCGCGGCCAGACCTGCGGCAACCCCGCTGGTGGAACCCATTAATCCGCCGTAAACAATGGCGGCGGCTGGTGAATTTAAACCTGCGGCTTTCGCTACCAGCGGCGTTAAGATCATGACGGCAATGGATTTAATGACACCAGCGGCGATGCTAAGTGCAATAACATCAGAGCTCGCGCCGAGCGCTGCGCCAGTCACCGGGCCAACGATAAAGGTCACGGCCCCGGCACCGATGGTCGCCATACTGACAGCATCCGTATAGCCAAAAGCCCATGCGACAATTGCGCCAAGGTAAAAAGAGAGCACGGTTGAGATAACCAATGCCAGCGCGCCTGCAATCCCGGCTTTTTTCAGCTCTTCAAGCTTTACGCCGAAGGCGGTAGAGATGATGGCGAAATCGCGGAACATGCCGCCGCCCATCAGTGCAATACCGCTGAAGAGGCTGATGTCGGCAATGCCCTTTTTACCGCCGGTCAGTTCCCCGCCAAGCCACGCCAGCAGTAGCCCGGCGACGATGGCGATAGCCGAACTATGAATCTTGCCGCGAAGCAGATGCGTAGAGATCCAGCTTGCGGCCCAGCACACAATCCCCACCACGACAAAGGCGGTAATCAAGCCGTTGCTGGTGAAGTTACCGGTAAGAATCTTTGTAAGCTGCTCCATTATTTGCATTCCTCGCTAACGGCGGTACTTCCCTGAACGCCACGACCGCCGATTTTGCTTAACGGTTTAATCAGCAGGAAGCCAATGAAAACGGCACCCAGTCCAGCAATGAGCGCAACCGGACCGCCTTTGAGCGCGGCAATAACATTTTGGTTTGCGGACATAGCGACGACTATCGGAATATACATTGCATTCCAGAAACCGACTCCTTGTTCAGCCGGTTTCGATAGTAATCCTTTTTCCGCCAGCTTTTGCGAAGCGACTACCAGAAATAACATGGCAAAGCCAATACCGCCGATATTGGCCGAAATACCCAGCAGCAGGCCCAGAAGATCGCCGATGATTAATCCGGCGAACATGCACAATCCCATTAACATCAATCCGTAAATAATCATGATGTTTCTCTTTGTCTATCCATACTAAAAGCGAATAACACAAAGCGGTTTGATGATACCCGCATTGGGGAAATGATAAGAAAATAAACCAGCGGCTTTTAGCATAGCGATTTTTATTTGCAGACATTCATAAGAACACAATTTTTCTCAGTCACTATGATTTATCATATCAGCAAGCGAAGCGCTTACTGATATGACATTAACATAGAAATAATCTCACAATAGAATGTCGCATTGTTTTTTAATTAAATGCGTGCTAACTCACTTTACTCTGCAACGATTTCAAATAATACCATGCCTGGGTTGATGCGGTCTCCCGCATTAACCGCGAGCGTTTTTAATATTCCGCTCTCTGGTGAAGCAACAGGCATCTTCATTTTCATGGCTTCCAGCACAATAACCACCTGGCCTTTTTCGATTTTATCCCCTGCTGCCGCTTTCACTTCATCAACCACGCCCGGAACTTTTGATTTAACTTCTGACATATTAATATCCTTTGATATATTTAACGGAAAGATGTTCTCATTGCTGCCGCGATCTGCTGTCGCGATATTAATTGAACATCATTCTCACCTTTAGCCAGCAGAGTTGAGCTTCCACTGAACCATTCTTTGATATTGATGGCGTATCCATCGGATAAACACATCTCGCCATCGATACGTAACTGAAATTGCCGTTCTATATTGCATACGCTGGCCCAGCATTCGTTAAGGCCCATCAATGAGCTGGGAACAAGACGAATATCCAGATCGGAATGAGCATCAGTCCATTGCCATGGGGTAACGATTTCCAGTGCCACCGACCCCCATACCCCGAGCTGAATTTCCGGCCAGCGCCACCCCTGAGCTAACGCATTAAATGCACGTATCGCATCAGTGCATCCGGCAACCGAAAGCGAGGCCGTTTGCTCTGGCGTTGAGGTACGCGTTATTGCCGATGGCGCCACCTCCGTAGCCAGACGTAAACGCCGCTCTTGCCAGCGCAGAGGGAAACAAAAGCCCAGTGGAGTCAGCCCTTCATGCCGTTCGCCACGACGCACAATCCCCGGCAGCGACCCGCTCAACAGACATTCCCGAACTTGTCGCCGAAGCTCGGCTGGAAGCTTGCTGAATGTACTCTCGAGCCGTGCCGCAATAGCATCCAGCGCCGAAGGTTCCAGCCAGCACAGGGTATGCCGTTGCAGGGGCATCATCGTGCTTTACACCACGCCGGATCGTTTTTCGCCTGCTGCTGCAAATCCCGTTGTGCCTGTAGCAGAGCGTCGAACTGGGCCGTTGCCTGCGGGCCGATAATATCGACAGGCGCGACTCCTGCAGTACATTCGCCGGGGATCGTTTTTGGCCAGAGCCGGATATGCGTTGCGCCAGCTTCGGTTTTCAACTGCGTCGAGACGTGACAAATTCGCCCCTTGATGCGCAAGATCGTCCGCGCTGTGCGTTCAACTATCTCTCGACTTTGCGCAGTGGTTGCCATCACCACCATGTCGTACTCCGGCGTGGTGCGCTGGCGCTTCCAGGTCTGAATTTTCCCCTGCGGATTGCAAAGATGCCCGCTTGCAGCGAGGGGAAAACTGTCGCCAGTCGGCAAACCGCCCACCACGACCTCCCGCCAGTCGCCACCCTGCGGAGCGTGGACCAGAGAAATATCCTCGCGTAGCGGGACGCCATCAAGCACCAGCCAGCCGAACTCCTGACAGCCATAAATGTCGTGCAGCGCATAGCCCAGCGAAGCTGCCAGCGGAACCAGCTCTTCATCCAACGGCGTTCCCGCCGTTATCAGCGTTAGCTTTTTTGGCAATCTGTCCGCCAGATCCATCTTCAGCGCCTGCTCCAGGGTAGCGCGTAAAAATGAGGACTCTCCCACCACCACGTCCGGCGACTGCTGGCACAGGGCGATCAGTAGCACGTCCCGGCAGGAGCGAGATAAAAATGACCAGCGAAGGCCGCTCTCATCCAGCGCCTGACGAGTAAACACGTTGACCAACGGCGCGTAGGTCATCAGTACATTTTGCCCTTCGGTGACGCCGCATACTGCCAGCGCCCGCTTTCCGGCGGCGGCGCGCAGCGTTAGCTCGCTGTGCGTGACGCCGACGATATTCTGAAACGCGCTGCTGCCGGTAGTGAAGGTGACCAGCGCCAGGTTGAGCGGCGTATGGATCTCTTCAATAACGTGCGCCGCCGTAGGACCGGCAATGCCTTTGTCGTTCAGCGTCCGGCGCGGCATCTCTTCAAATGAAGGAATACCGGGCTGCGCCTGGGCCAGCCATTCGAGCGTGGCGATGGGATCGTTCATATTACTTTTCCCCCTATATCAGTCGGGCAGATAACGCGCCGCCACTTGCTGATATTCATCGTGCATCTGCGCCAGAATGACGCCACGCATTTTTCTGCCGCCGCGCTCTTCGCCGGAGAGCCCGCGGCCCTGCGGACCGGTGACCTGAATACCCACGTCCTGTTTTTGCCGGCGCACATCGCCAATATGCCGAACAATTGCCTCTCTCATCGCTGGGATGGTTTTGATTAACTCCTCCACGCCACCCAGTTGCCAGAAGAACTCAGGACCTGCCGCAAAGACCGGGTTGCTGCGGGAGAGTTCGCTCAGGCGTTCCACATCCTGACGCGTAATACGCGCGATGCTGCTTAGTGGCATGACGTGAATCATGGTGCCGAATTCTGAGGTCAGGCTGAGGATATGGTCGGCCTGCAGGCCGTGGCACAGAAACGCGCCGCTAATGGCGCGACCAATTACCATAGCGATAATCGGGTGCCCGGCATGGCGCGCTTCGGCCAGCGCCAGCTGATACGCGCCGGTTGCTTTATTCATGCCGATAATCTCTTCCAGTTTGCCTGGCCCGTTCCCCGGTGTATCGACAATCAGCACCAGCGGGCGTTTTTCGCCTGCGGGCTTGTCTTTATCCATCGCTAGCGTGCGGTAGACCGCCAGCGCCATTTTGTAGCCCTCTTCCAGACCGATGATCCCCGCATAAACGACCGGGAAGCGCGGATTGAAGGTCATGGCGTCGTTGGCGATCACCGTGCAGATTTCACCGTTGATGCGTGCGCTGCCGACAACGGCTCCGGGGCCGTAGTCGTCGCAGGGCAAGTTGAGTTCCGCCAGCGCGTTTTCGGCAAAGCTGCCTTCATCGACAATCAGGTCGATAGCCGCGCGCCCCTGACCGAGTAAATTTTCCATCATGCTTCCTCCACGGACAGGCGTTGGACATTGCTCAGGAAGGTCTCCAGGCTCATATCAACCAGCGATTGCGGAGCAGGATTTCCTGCTGCCGCCCACACATCGCGCGCATCGGTCGGCGCAAGCTCGTTGATTTTCTGCGTCAGCGCCATCTGTGCGCGGACTTTTGCCTCACTGCCAATTCGGCGCATTGCTTCAATATCGGGCCAGGATAAATCGGCAATTTGCGC
This Klebsiella sp. RHBSTW-00484 DNA region includes the following protein-coding sequences:
- a CDS encoding HutP family protein; translated protein: MYSFQRMKPGQIALLASLCTQEDEENFRQKLLIDKPEHKVGFAFMTGTSDEIKTKLQRCVIGCAFKHQIITRQETAIFTLCQASHQALSHALANNINGDRIRIKIALVSNPRWLAVSIYGETVVYQRLSQELMGFSLCRFSPS
- the madM gene encoding malonate transporter subunit MadM, coding for MEQLTKILTGNFTSNGLITAFVVVGIVCWAASWISTHLLRGKIHSSAIAIVAGLLLAWLGGELTGGKKGIADISLFSGIALMGGGMFRDFAIISTAFGVKLEELKKAGIAGALALVISTVLSFYLGAIVAWAFGYTDAVSMATIGAGAVTFIVGPVTGAALGASSDVIALSIAAGVIKSIAVMILTPLVAKAAGLNSPAAAIVYGGLMGSTSGVAAGLAATDPKLVPYGAMTATFYTGLGCLLAPSALYLSLTPFF
- the madL gene encoding malonate transporter subunit MadL, which codes for MIIYGLMLMGLCMFAGLIIGDLLGLLLGISANIGGIGFAMLFLVVASQKLAEKGLLSKPAEQGVGFWNAMYIPIVVAMSANQNVIAALKGGPVALIAGLGAVFIGFLLIKPLSKIGGRGVQGSTAVSEECK
- a CDS encoding acetyl-CoA carboxylase biotin carboxyl carrier protein subunit; the encoded protein is MSEVKSKVPGVVDEVKAAAGDKIEKGQVVIVLEAMKMKMPVASPESGILKTLAVNAGDRINPGMVLFEIVAE
- the mdcG gene encoding malonate decarboxylase holo-[acyl-carrier-protein] synthase, translating into MMPLQRHTLCWLEPSALDAIAARLESTFSKLPAELRRQVRECLLSGSLPGIVRRGERHEGLTPLGFCFPLRWQERRLRLATEVAPSAITRTSTPEQTASLSVAGCTDAIRAFNALAQGWRWPEIQLGVWGSVALEIVTPWQWTDAHSDLDIRLVPSSLMGLNECWASVCNIERQFQLRIDGEMCLSDGYAINIKEWFSGSSTLLAKGENDVQLISRQQIAAAMRTSFR
- a CDS encoding acyl carrier protein, producing MNDPIATLEWLAQAQPGIPSFEEMPRRTLNDKGIAGPTAAHVIEEIHTPLNLALVTFTTGSSAFQNIVGVTHSELTLRAAAGKRALAVCGVTEGQNVLMTYAPLVNVFTRQALDESGLRWSFLSRSCRDVLLIALCQQSPDVVVGESSFLRATLEQALKMDLADRLPKKLTLITAGTPLDEELVPLAASLGYALHDIYGCQEFGWLVLDGVPLREDISLVHAPQGGDWREVVVGGLPTGDSFPLAASGHLCNPQGKIQTWKRQRTTPEYDMVVMATTAQSREIVERTARTILRIKGRICHVSTQLKTEAGATHIRLWPKTIPGECTAGVAPVDIIGPQATAQFDALLQAQRDLQQQAKNDPAWCKAR
- the mdcE gene encoding biotin-independent malonate decarboxylase subunit gamma, which gives rise to MENLLGQGRAAIDLIVDEGSFAENALAELNLPCDDYGPGAVVGSARINGEICTVIANDAMTFNPRFPVVYAGIIGLEEGYKMALAVYRTLAMDKDKPAGEKRPLVLIVDTPGNGPGKLEEIIGMNKATGAYQLALAEARHAGHPIIAMVIGRAISGAFLCHGLQADHILSLTSEFGTMIHVMPLSSIARITRQDVERLSELSRSNPVFAAGPEFFWQLGGVEELIKTIPAMREAIVRHIGDVRRQKQDVGIQVTGPQGRGLSGEERGGRKMRGVILAQMHDEYQQVAARYLPD